One genomic segment of Sanyastnella coralliicola includes these proteins:
- a CDS encoding WD40/YVTN/BNR-like repeat-containing protein, with the protein MNSLPKFVPTLVGLLLFSLAGFAQVDMDQFKNMDMRHVGPGTMSGRVTSIDVVRDQPNVIYVGTASGGLWKSVSGGITWEPIFDDQAVQSIGALKIDPSNPDVIWAGTGEGNPRNSHTSGAGIYKSIDGGKHWTLMGLEGTKTIHRIIVHRNDPNTVWVAAPGSAWGPSEDRGIYKTTDGGETWNKVLYVNDETGCADLIVDPVNPNKLFAAMWEHGRKPWTFNSGGEGSGLYVSFDGGETWTERTEEDGLPKGDLGRIGLAVSAANPNVVYALVEAKKNGLYKSTDGGFEWELVSTKNIGNRPFYYADIYAHPGDENTLFNLYSMVSKSIDGGKNFNVILPYSGVHPDHHAFYIHPDDHNYMINGNDGGLNISRDGGKDWEFITNLPVGQFYHINYDMATPYHVYGGMQDNGSWQGPGYVWHSGGIRNEDWQEISFGDGFDVVPDPSDLNYAYSMSQGGYVSRVNIETGDMRFIQPRHPEGETLRFNWNAAIAADPHNENGVYFGSQYLHRSADHGESWEIISPDLTTNDTTKQQQAISGGLSIDATGAENFTCILCIEPSIHDKDVIWVGTDDGHVQVTRDGGKVWQEQSERLKGLPEGSWIAQIIASPHNPAEAFVVANNYRRNDWNPYVYHTTDYGGKWTRIVDEEMVSGHSLSLVQDPIEENLLFLGTENGLYVSFDKGSNWNKWEHDYPAVSTMDLKIHPREHDLIIGTFGRGVYILDDIRPLRATAESELPALKIFEPNTALIHSWKRPRGARFGADHLWAGSNKRSGAALSWYVLPDSMDAEEMDTKANLYVLAMNGDTLRSLELSPDSGVTRSSWWMDTKGVNFPSRRKRNDDSEPGGGPTALPGDYKLVLEYKGMKDSTILTIDVDERMEYDAAVAEAAREHELNVQSVIERAEETFTRIREAQDIIGFVNKQITIAEDTLLNDLKSQADSLNGVLKDLEHRFMRPEEEEGYDSVTERIMSHIWTAYSYADFGRAPGQNAINALDKAKREVDLVIEDVNAFFNGDWKAWQEEVEKTVMSPFKDWGDL; encoded by the coding sequence ATGAATAGCTTACCAAAATTCGTGCCGACGCTCGTCGGACTGCTCCTATTTTCCCTTGCTGGATTCGCTCAAGTAGACATGGATCAATTTAAGAACATGGACATGCGCCATGTAGGTCCTGGTACAATGAGTGGACGTGTCACATCTATTGACGTTGTGCGCGATCAACCAAACGTCATTTATGTTGGAACAGCCTCTGGTGGACTCTGGAAATCTGTATCCGGAGGAATCACATGGGAGCCCATTTTTGATGATCAAGCCGTTCAGTCTATTGGTGCGTTGAAGATTGATCCTAGCAACCCAGATGTGATCTGGGCCGGTACTGGAGAAGGGAATCCTAGAAACTCCCACACTTCAGGAGCAGGGATCTACAAAAGTATTGACGGTGGAAAGCATTGGACTTTGATGGGATTGGAAGGAACGAAAACGATCCATAGAATCATCGTTCACAGAAACGATCCAAATACCGTGTGGGTAGCAGCTCCCGGTTCAGCATGGGGCCCATCTGAAGACAGAGGTATCTACAAAACCACAGATGGCGGTGAGACTTGGAACAAAGTACTCTACGTCAATGACGAAACGGGTTGTGCAGATTTGATCGTTGACCCAGTAAATCCTAATAAACTCTTTGCAGCCATGTGGGAACACGGCCGCAAGCCATGGACTTTCAATTCAGGGGGTGAAGGCTCGGGCCTCTACGTCAGCTTCGATGGTGGTGAAACTTGGACGGAACGTACAGAAGAAGACGGATTGCCAAAAGGAGATCTTGGTCGTATCGGACTCGCGGTTTCTGCAGCGAATCCAAACGTGGTGTACGCCCTAGTAGAAGCTAAGAAGAACGGTTTATATAAAAGCACTGATGGAGGTTTCGAATGGGAACTGGTTTCAACGAAGAACATTGGAAATCGTCCGTTCTACTACGCAGACATTTACGCCCACCCTGGTGATGAAAACACACTTTTCAATCTTTACTCAATGGTAAGCAAGAGTATTGATGGAGGAAAGAACTTCAATGTTATCCTGCCTTACAGCGGGGTACACCCAGATCACCACGCGTTCTACATCCACCCAGATGATCATAACTACATGATCAATGGAAATGACGGGGGATTAAATATTAGTCGTGACGGAGGAAAAGATTGGGAGTTCATTACCAATCTGCCTGTTGGTCAGTTCTACCATATCAATTACGACATGGCAACTCCGTACCATGTGTATGGGGGAATGCAAGACAACGGTTCGTGGCAAGGTCCAGGATATGTGTGGCACAGCGGAGGTATTCGCAATGAAGACTGGCAAGAAATCAGCTTCGGCGACGGATTCGATGTAGTTCCCGATCCTTCAGATTTGAATTATGCGTATTCGATGTCTCAGGGAGGTTATGTCTCTCGGGTGAATATTGAAACGGGTGATATGCGTTTCATTCAGCCAAGACATCCGGAGGGTGAAACGCTTCGATTCAACTGGAACGCCGCAATCGCTGCTGACCCGCACAATGAGAACGGAGTGTACTTCGGCAGTCAATACCTCCACCGATCAGCTGATCATGGTGAAAGCTGGGAGATTATCTCACCAGACTTGACTACCAATGACACCACGAAGCAACAGCAAGCAATTTCTGGTGGTTTGAGCATAGATGCTACTGGAGCTGAGAACTTCACATGTATTCTCTGTATTGAGCCAAGTATTCACGATAAAGACGTGATTTGGGTGGGTACTGACGACGGACATGTTCAGGTAACCCGTGACGGTGGAAAGGTGTGGCAAGAACAAAGTGAGCGTTTGAAAGGACTTCCAGAAGGAAGCTGGATTGCTCAGATCATCGCATCCCCTCACAACCCGGCTGAGGCTTTCGTGGTCGCAAATAACTACAGAAGAAACGATTGGAACCCATATGTGTACCACACCACAGATTACGGCGGCAAATGGACACGCATCGTTGATGAAGAGATGGTTTCAGGTCATTCATTGAGTCTGGTTCAAGATCCAATTGAAGAGAATCTACTCTTCCTAGGTACGGAAAATGGACTGTATGTGTCATTTGATAAAGGGTCGAACTGGAACAAATGGGAGCATGATTACCCTGCAGTGAGCACGATGGACCTCAAGATTCACCCACGTGAACATGATTTGATCATCGGTACTTTTGGTCGCGGTGTGTATATCCTTGATGATATTCGTCCGTTACGCGCTACCGCGGAATCGGAACTGCCTGCCTTGAAAATCTTTGAGCCAAACACAGCCCTAATTCATTCATGGAAACGTCCTCGAGGAGCTCGTTTTGGTGCAGACCACCTCTGGGCTGGTTCCAACAAGCGCAGCGGAGCGGCTCTTAGCTGGTACGTACTTCCTGACAGCATGGATGCTGAAGAAATGGATACGAAGGCAAACCTCTATGTATTGGCTATGAATGGAGATACGCTTCGTTCTCTCGAGCTTTCACCAGACAGCGGGGTGACACGCAGCAGCTGGTGGATGGACACCAAAGGGGTGAATTTCCCAAGCCGCAGAAAACGTAACGACGATTCAGAACCAGGAGGTGGGCCAACCGCTCTTCCAGGAGATTACAAACTTGTACTTGAATACAAAGGGATGAAAGACAGCACCATCCTAACAATCGATGTAGACGAGCGCATGGAATACGATGCTGCGGTGGCCGAAGCTGCACGCGAGCATGAATTGAACGTGCAGTCAGTAATCGAACGTGCTGAAGAGACCTTCACACGCATCCGTGAGGCACAAGACATCATTGGCTTTGTGAATAAGCAAATCACGATAGCTGAAGATACTTTGTTGAACGATCTCAAGTCGCAAGCTGACTCGCTCAACGGCGTATTGAAAGACCTAGAACATCGCTTTATGCGTCCTGAAGAGGAAGAAGGATACGACAGTGTAACAGAGCGAATCATGTCGCACATCTGGACGGCATACTCCTATGCAGACTTTGGACGTGCACCAGGGCAAAATGCCATCAACGCACTCGACAAGGCAAAACGCGAAGTAGACCTCGTGATCGAAGACGTCAATGCTTTCTTCAATGGTGATTGGAAAGCGTGGCAAGAAGAAGTAGAAAAGACGGTGATGTCACCGTTCAAAGACTGGGGTGATCTTTAA
- a CDS encoding porin family protein, with amino-acid sequence MRLLALICCLCLGGALQAQQVFDAGIYGGIITSQVDGDNAQGFNKIGFTGGGFVRANLSERLAVRMEMGYAGKGSRRPSDPDNGDFSSWGYTFHYVDVPILVEYTLLNGMMIDAGPYVGYLISSQGLFDRAEYDIVNPSMENIDVGIAGGIGYELDGGLFFMSRYSMSVIPIRNSPDPGNLTTVWDGGMANIAIHFTVGYAITGG; translated from the coding sequence ATGCGATTGCTCGCCCTCATATGCTGTTTATGTCTTGGAGGTGCACTCCAAGCGCAACAGGTATTTGATGCCGGTATCTACGGAGGCATCATCACTTCTCAGGTAGACGGAGACAACGCCCAAGGATTCAATAAGATTGGTTTTACTGGAGGAGGATTTGTTCGAGCAAATCTCTCTGAGCGTCTTGCCGTCCGAATGGAAATGGGCTACGCTGGTAAGGGAAGCCGTCGTCCATCAGACCCTGACAATGGAGATTTTTCTAGCTGGGGGTATACCTTCCACTATGTAGACGTACCTATTTTGGTCGAGTACACGCTGTTGAACGGTATGATGATCGATGCTGGGCCATACGTTGGCTACCTCATCAGCAGTCAAGGTCTATTTGATCGAGCCGAATACGACATCGTCAACCCTTCGATGGAAAACATTGATGTAGGTATTGCTGGAGGAATTGGCTACGAGCTTGATGGCGGACTTTTCTTTATGTCACGCTACAGCATGAGCGTTATTCCGATTCGAAACTCCCCTGACCCCGGAAATCTCACCACTGTTTGGGACGGTGGAATGGCCAATATAGCCATTCACTTTACCGTCGGATATGCGATTACTGGTGGTTAA
- a CDS encoding Omp28-related outer membrane protein, translated as MKKLLGTLAIASLLFASCDQIDDPVVPVTTNYRADLYGDAPIFGAAPTTGVNVFIEDFTAHQCGNCPDAAVIAEEIYEDHPDRVVLLAVHAGNLAVTNPEDPYSTDWVTDEGQFFWDQLDFQANPIGRINRSGGPGNFYTPSLWEDQVASYLSNDAAVNLQMSANYVAENNHLNLHVNGQWASDYENPTNLIILFSESELYDWQLWYGNDPESVPDYHFKHTLRGSVTGPTGLSFSSGANSGDEDQNDYTFEWNMDWIMENCEAIALVVDNVTGEVVNVTAVHL; from the coding sequence ATGAAAAAACTTCTAGGAACCCTCGCCATTGCATCGCTGCTGTTCGCTTCATGTGATCAGATTGATGACCCTGTGGTACCGGTAACCACTAATTACCGCGCTGACCTTTACGGAGATGCCCCAATATTTGGTGCAGCGCCAACAACGGGTGTTAACGTATTCATCGAAGACTTCACTGCTCATCAATGTGGTAATTGTCCGGATGCGGCAGTGATCGCAGAAGAGATATATGAAGATCACCCTGACCGTGTTGTCCTCTTGGCTGTTCACGCCGGAAACCTCGCCGTGACTAACCCTGAAGATCCATACAGCACTGATTGGGTGACAGATGAAGGACAATTCTTCTGGGACCAGCTTGATTTCCAAGCAAACCCGATAGGACGTATTAATCGTTCTGGTGGACCAGGAAACTTCTACACTCCTTCCCTATGGGAAGACCAGGTAGCTTCATACTTGAGTAATGATGCTGCCGTGAATCTGCAGATGTCAGCGAATTACGTGGCAGAGAACAATCACCTCAACCTTCACGTGAATGGTCAGTGGGCTTCTGATTACGAGAACCCAACGAACCTGATCATCCTATTCTCTGAAAGTGAATTGTATGATTGGCAGCTGTGGTATGGAAATGATCCTGAATCAGTGCCAGATTACCACTTCAAGCACACTCTTCGTGGATCAGTAACAGGCCCAACAGGACTTTCATTCTCATCTGGTGCAAACAGCGGAGATGAAGATCAGAACGATTACACTTTCGAGTGGAATATGGACTGGATCATGGAGAACTGTGAAGCCATAGCCCTTGTTGTAGACAACGTGACTGGTGAAGTAGTGAACGTGACAGCGGTACATCTGTAA
- a CDS encoding DUF6029 family protein — translation MKTLRFLITTLMLAPLAVLGQFGGQNSDPGSVTGNVSLIWQSYAEDSLIGAQVPPEQSALNAWANLIYTKGNFSAGVRYEAYQNALLGYPGRFKGQGIAYRFARYRTDQYDVTIGNFYDQLGSGLIFRSYEERYLGVDNAMDGLRVVFRPINGIQLKGIYGRQRLDFDSRLINGEGVVRAADAEVNFNQFKEDWASKKLQVTLGGSFVSRFQTGSQIEKDTLVLEVPENVAAYAGRANIYYGNWNLYAEYVRKINDPNADNDYIYREGEGIFANLSYSKPGFGFNLNGKMVDNMSFRSDRDLLLFDAPINFIPAITKVHTYNLAATLYPYATVIDGETGFNVEVFKKFKRKDLPEGATGFGASMKRFYNAIVGKYGTNVTVNFAAANNIDTTGFSGVEGAVQGYRRNSLGFGDEKFVRDLNVEISRKFSKNFKAKYTFYYLEFNTNTTPVTVDFKGIVYANMHVLELNNRLAKHHSLRTELQTLFTEQDKGDWGTVLFEYSYSPHWFVSVMDQYNFGNEDPDARVHYLFGTIGYINGPHRLAVGYGKRREGIFCVGGVCRAVPASNGFEITFTSSF, via the coding sequence GTGAAAACCTTACGATTCCTCATCACAACGTTGATGCTGGCTCCTTTAGCTGTTCTCGGACAGTTCGGAGGCCAGAACAGCGACCCTGGTTCAGTAACCGGAAACGTTTCTCTTATCTGGCAGAGCTACGCGGAAGATTCACTCATTGGTGCGCAAGTACCACCTGAGCAATCTGCCCTCAACGCTTGGGCCAACCTCATCTACACGAAAGGAAACTTCTCTGCTGGAGTGCGCTACGAAGCATACCAAAATGCTCTGTTGGGTTACCCTGGTCGTTTCAAAGGACAAGGAATCGCCTACCGATTTGCGCGTTACCGTACTGACCAGTATGATGTAACCATCGGTAACTTCTATGATCAACTTGGTTCTGGATTAATCTTTCGCTCGTACGAAGAGCGCTATCTAGGGGTTGACAATGCCATGGATGGGCTCCGTGTAGTTTTCCGTCCAATTAATGGTATTCAGCTGAAAGGAATATACGGCCGTCAGCGTCTCGACTTTGACTCACGTCTCATCAATGGTGAAGGTGTAGTTCGAGCAGCCGATGCCGAAGTCAACTTCAACCAGTTTAAAGAAGATTGGGCTAGTAAAAAGCTACAAGTAACCTTGGGTGGTTCATTCGTGAGCCGTTTCCAAACTGGTAGCCAGATTGAAAAAGACACCTTGGTACTTGAAGTTCCAGAAAACGTGGCTGCGTATGCTGGTCGCGCGAATATCTACTACGGTAACTGGAACCTCTACGCAGAATATGTTCGCAAGATTAATGATCCGAACGCAGACAACGACTACATCTACCGCGAAGGGGAAGGAATCTTCGCTAACCTTTCATATAGCAAGCCTGGATTTGGGTTCAACCTCAATGGAAAGATGGTAGATAACATGAGCTTCCGCTCTGATCGCGATCTTCTCCTTTTCGATGCACCCATCAACTTCATCCCAGCGATTACGAAGGTGCATACATACAACCTCGCAGCAACACTCTACCCATACGCTACAGTAATTGACGGTGAGACTGGATTTAATGTTGAGGTATTCAAGAAATTCAAGCGCAAAGATTTACCTGAAGGTGCCACCGGTTTCGGAGCATCGATGAAGCGATTCTACAATGCCATTGTAGGTAAATACGGAACAAACGTGACCGTGAACTTTGCAGCAGCAAACAATATTGATACAACTGGGTTCTCTGGGGTAGAGGGAGCAGTGCAAGGGTACCGCCGAAACTCACTGGGCTTCGGTGACGAGAAATTCGTGCGTGACTTGAACGTGGAGATCAGTAGAAAATTCTCGAAGAATTTTAAGGCTAAATACACCTTCTACTACCTCGAGTTCAATACAAACACCACTCCTGTAACCGTAGACTTCAAAGGCATCGTATACGCAAACATGCACGTACTCGAGTTAAACAACCGCCTTGCGAAGCACCACTCACTCAGAACAGAGCTACAAACACTCTTCACTGAGCAGGATAAAGGAGACTGGGGAACCGTACTATTCGAGTATTCCTATTCTCCGCACTGGTTCGTAAGTGTGATGGATCAGTATAACTTTGGGAACGAAGATCCGGATGCACGCGTTCATTATTTGTTCGGTACCATCGGATACATCAACGGACCACACCGCTTAGCCGTAGGATATGGTAAGCGTCGAGAAGGTATCTTCTGTGTGGGAGGTGTGTGTCGTGCAGTACCAGCATCCAACGGATTTGAAATAACATTTACAAGTAGTTTCTAA
- a CDS encoding peroxiredoxin family protein → MKKLILALAIVFSAGMLTAQTIPNVQLKDASGKTVNTADLVGKGKPVIISFWATWCSPCKRELNNYTEYYEDWQDEFGVELIAVSVDDQRTANRVAPYINSVEWPYTILLDPNRDFGRAMQVNNVPHTFLVDAEGNVVWQNNNYSDGDEEEMYEQLSKL, encoded by the coding sequence ATGAAAAAACTAATCCTCGCTTTAGCCATCGTATTCTCTGCTGGAATGTTGACAGCGCAAACAATTCCGAACGTACAGCTGAAAGACGCTTCAGGTAAGACAGTAAATACTGCTGACCTCGTAGGTAAAGGAAAGCCTGTGATCATCTCTTTCTGGGCAACTTGGTGTAGCCCTTGTAAGCGTGAGCTAAACAACTACACAGAGTACTACGAAGACTGGCAGGATGAGTTCGGTGTTGAATTGATTGCCGTTTCAGTAGACGATCAGCGCACAGCGAACCGCGTTGCACCCTACATCAATAGCGTTGAATGGCCTTACACCATCCTGCTTGATCCAAACCGTGATTTCGGTCGGGCTATGCAGGTGAACAACGTACCACATACATTCCTTGTAGACGCAGAAGGAAATGTTGTTTGGCAAAACAACAACTACTCTGACGGCGACGAAGAAGAAATGTACGAGCAGCTCAGCAAACTCTAA
- a CDS encoding T9SS type A sorting domain-containing protein: MKKTLRSLMMILGVAVAFGAQAQLPDGSIAPDFTIDDLDGNSFNLYEHLDAGKAVIIDFYATWCGPCWNYHIDGALEDLYEQYGPEGTDELVVISIEADASTSIDDIYGTGGNTVGDWTEGVEFRQFDSAETGNAYNVSYYPTIYTICPNRVVTETGQLSTQAHYDFVSQAACQPATLPNDPAIASYDGETATCGELDVVVSIMNLGTEPLTACTIEVFNGGTSIASYDWTGNLDTYAIEEVTVGTVNTGGAADLSIEITSADDNGDNNTVAVSISGATESTTHMRITVNTDNWGEETGWEITDGDGNVVASVAAGSYASETQYVENVYAPSTGCYSFTITDSYGDGLQGSQWGGIDGSCVVESMENGAVTATIYDYNGNYDFESDQAVANVNTVVSVEESEVLTSLNVYPNPSNGLVNINFGTANAANVTVEVVNLLGAKVMTFDLGTLQAGEQRIQRDLSALEAGMYLINITADNNVSTVRLNLTK, translated from the coding sequence ATGAAGAAGACTTTACGTTCACTTATGATGATCTTGGGTGTAGCAGTAGCATTCGGAGCACAAGCACAGCTTCCGGATGGATCTATCGCCCCTGATTTTACTATCGACGATTTGGATGGTAACTCATTCAATCTGTATGAACACCTTGACGCCGGAAAGGCAGTAATCATCGACTTTTACGCTACTTGGTGTGGCCCTTGCTGGAATTATCATATTGACGGTGCATTAGAAGACCTTTACGAGCAGTACGGACCTGAAGGAACTGATGAGCTCGTTGTAATTTCAATTGAAGCTGATGCCAGCACATCAATCGATGATATCTATGGGACAGGCGGCAACACAGTTGGTGACTGGACAGAAGGTGTAGAATTCCGCCAATTTGATTCTGCTGAAACTGGCAACGCGTATAATGTCTCGTACTACCCTACGATTTACACTATTTGTCCTAACCGAGTGGTTACGGAAACAGGTCAGTTGAGCACTCAAGCTCACTACGATTTCGTTTCTCAGGCAGCTTGTCAGCCAGCTACTTTACCGAACGATCCTGCAATCGCTTCCTACGATGGTGAGACTGCAACTTGTGGTGAGCTTGATGTAGTTGTTTCTATCATGAATCTAGGTACTGAGCCATTGACTGCTTGTACTATCGAGGTATTCAACGGTGGAACGTCAATCGCATCTTACGATTGGACTGGTAACCTAGACACATACGCAATCGAAGAAGTAACGGTAGGAACTGTAAACACTGGTGGAGCTGCAGACCTTTCTATCGAAATTACTTCTGCTGATGACAACGGAGACAACAACACTGTAGCGGTTTCTATCTCTGGAGCAACTGAGTCTACTACTCACATGCGTATTACAGTTAACACTGACAACTGGGGTGAAGAAACAGGATGGGAAATCACAGACGGTGACGGAAACGTTGTTGCTTCTGTAGCTGCTGGTTCTTACGCTAGCGAAACTCAGTACGTTGAGAACGTTTACGCTCCATCAACTGGATGTTACTCATTCACTATCACTGACTCTTACGGAGACGGACTACAAGGATCACAGTGGGGTGGTATCGACGGTAGCTGTGTAGTTGAGTCTATGGAGAACGGTGCGGTAACTGCAACTATCTACGATTACAACGGTAACTACGATTTCGAATCAGACCAAGCAGTAGCTAACGTGAACACTGTAGTAAGTGTTGAAGAGAGTGAAGTTTTGACTTCATTGAACGTTTACCCTAACCCATCAAACGGATTGGTAAACATTAACTTCGGAACTGCAAATGCAGCTAACGTAACTGTTGAAGTAGTTAACCTTCTAGGAGCGAAAGTGATGACTTTCGATCTAGGTACTCTACAAGCAGGTGAGCAGCGTATTCAGCGTGACCTTTCAGCTCTAGAAGCTGGAATGTACCTGATCAACATCACTGCTGATAACAATGTATCTACAGTACGTCTTAACCTTACGAAGTAA